One window of Elaeis guineensis isolate ETL-2024a chromosome 11, EG11, whole genome shotgun sequence genomic DNA carries:
- the LOC105054353 gene encoding oligopeptide transporter 7, giving the protein MESPPSPPPHQLTAPLLSKHIQEEDHDIPSSSSASPTPDDNSPVEQVALTVPVGDDPSIPVLTFRMWVLGTVSCVILSFLNQFFWYRNEPLSITSISAQIAVVPLGHLMATALPDRLFFRGSPWEFTLNPGPFNVKEHVLITIFANSGAANVYAVHIISAVKIFYKQNLTFFVSFIIIVTTQVLGYGWAGLFRRYLVEPAVMWWPYNLVQVSLFGALHEKEKRPRGSLTRNQFFLIAFICSFAYYVFPGYLFKMLTSLSWICWIFPNSILAHQLGSGMKGLGIAAIGLDWSSVCAYLGSPLASPWFATANIAVGFFLLMYVVAPIAYWLDVYHAKTFPIFSDGLFTSSGQKYNISTIINSNFQFDAGAYEKQGPLYLSTFFTMTYGFGFASLSATVVHVLLFHGREIWQTSKLAFQDKKMDVHTRLMSRYKQVPMRWFVCILVANVVLTIFACEYYIDQLQLPWWGVLLACAVALFFTLPIGILTATTNQTPGLNVITEYIIGYVYPGRPVANMCFKVYGFISMKQALNFLQDFKLGHYMKIPPRTMFMAQVVGTLISAMVHLGTAWWLMNTIPNICDRTKLSPDSPWTCPGDHVFYDASVVWGLIGPRRIFGDLGSYSAINWFFLLGAIGPLLVWLAHKTFPRHQWIRLITMPIMISALGQMPPATAVNYTTWITVGFVFGFVIYRYRRDWWQRHNYVLSGALDAGLAFMAVLLYLCLEFEGIKFNWWGNKLDGCTLASCPTAKGIVVDYCPTS; this is encoded by the exons ATGGAATcccctccatctcctcctccCCACCAACTCACCGCTCCGCTCC TCTCAAAACACATCCAAGAAGAAGACCATGACATCCCGTCTTCCTCCTCGGCCTCCCCCACACCGGACGACAACTCTCCGGTCGAGCAGGTCGCTCTCACCGTGCCGGTCGGCGATGATCCATCCATCCCGGTGCTCACTTTCCGGATGTGGGTCCTCGGCACGGTGTCCTGCGTCATCCTCTCCTTCCTCAACCAGTTCTTCTGGTACCGCAACGAGCCGCTCTCCATCACCTCCATCTCCGCTCAGATCGCCGTCGTCCCCCTCGGCCATCTCATGGCCACGGCCCTCCCCGACCGCCTCTTCTTCAGAGGCAGCCCGTGGGAGTTCACGCTCAATCCCGGCCCCTTCAATGTCAAGGAGCACGTGCTCATCACCATCTTTGCCAACTCCGGCGCCGCCAACGTCTATGCTGTCCACATCATCTCCGCCGTCAAAATATTCTACAAGCAGAATCTCACTTTCTTTGTTTCATTCATCATAATTGTAACCACGCAG GTATTGGGATATGGTTGGGCAGGGCTATTTAGGAGGTACTTGGTAGAGCCTGCTGTTATGTGGTGGCCTTACAATCTTGTTCAAGTCTCCCTCTTTGG GGCACTACATGAGAAGGAAAAGAGGCCAAGGGGCAGCTTGACACGTAACCAGTTCTTCTTGATTGCCTTCATCTGTAGCTTCGCATACTATGTGTTCCCCGGTTACCTCTTCAAGATGCTGACCTCTCTCTCCTGGATCTGCTGGATCTTCCCCAACTCCATTCTGGCACATCAGTTGGGATCAGGAATGAAGGGGCTCGGGATCGCAGCCATCGGGCTCGATTGGTCCTCCGTATGCGCCTATCTTGGCAGCCCGCTCGCCAGCCCCTGGTTCGCCACTGCGAACATCGCCGTTGGCTTCTTCCTTCTCATGTATGTCGTCGCCCCGATCGCATATTGGTTAGATGTATACCACGCCAAGACCTTCCCCATATTCTCCGACGGCCTCTTCACATCGTCGGGACAGAAGTACAACATATCCACCATCATCAACTCCAACTTCCAATTCGATGCCGGCGCTTATGAGAAGCAGGGGCCTCTCTATCTCAGCACCTTCTTCACAATGACTTATGGCTTCGGCTTTGCCTCGCTCAGCGCCACAGTGGTTCATGTCCTCCTCTTTCATGGAAG AGAGATCTGGCAGACGAGCAAATTAGCTTTTCAAGACAAGAAGATGGATGTGCACACGAGGCTGATGAGCAGATACAAGCAAGTTCCTATGCGGTGGTTTGTATGCATCCTGGTGGCGAACGTTGTGCTAACGATCTTTGCGTGCGAGTATTACATCGACCAACTACAATTACCATGGTGGGGTGTCTTGCTGGCTTGTGCCGTGGCACTTTTCTTTACCCTCCCCATTGGAATCCTCACAGCTACAACAAACCAA ACGCCAGGGTTGAATGTGATCACAGAGTACATCATCGGCTATGTGTACCCCGGCCGCCCGGTTGCAAACATGTGCTTTAAGGTGTATGGGTTTATCAGCATGAAACAGGCACTAAACTTTCTGCAAGATTTCAAACTTGGGCATTATATGAAGATACCTCCCAGAACAATGTTTATGGCACAG GTGGTGGGGACCCTTATATCGGCGATGGTGCACTTGGGAACCGCATGGTGGCTCATGAACACCATTCCTAACATCTGCGATAGGACCAAACTGTCTCCTGACAGCCCATGGACATGCCCAGGTGATCATGTTTTCTATGATGCTTCCGTCGTATGGGGTCTGATTGGCCCTCGCAGAATCTTTGGTGACCTCGGCTCCTACTCGGCGATCAACTGGTTCTTCCTGCTTGGGGCTATTGGTCCCCTTCTTGTCTGGCTTGCTCACAAGACTTTTCCAAGACATCAATGGATCCGCCTCATCACCATGCCCATCATGATAAGTGCCCTGGGACAGATGCCACCAGCCACCGCAGTCAACTACACTACTTGGATTACTGTCGGCTTTGTTTTTGGTTTCGTTATCTATAGGTACAGGCGAGACTGGTGGCAACGCCACAACTATGTCCTCTCTGGGGCTCTTGATGCTGGCCTCGCATTTATGGCCGTGTTGTTATACTTGTGTTTGGAGTTTGAGggtatcaagttcaattggtggGGAAACAAATTGGATGGATGCACATTGGCTTCCTGCCCAACCGCAAAGGGTATTGTTGTGGACTATTGCCCAACCTCTTAG
- the LOC105054093 gene encoding probable N(6)-adenosine-methyltransferase MT-A70-like — translation MDSQTDGGGGGAHDVAALKEMQDQLEDAIQTRRQAQQDLIASLHTLVPDLVSSLDLSLRVISAFNRRPFIPTPNPNPNPNPNPNPSSSDPPRPLTSRRRPFPDSRSLPPCTRHRPSPEPRRDRSSPNADGGGDLLSVVRTMVAVCLLELVPFLELDSAALLRRLEGDQSSATPAEKAALVELGGELGPIFAVETALRRIAEDSGGVQLEEFTVHGKSVLMIWSIDRHKLLKELPESSSQTQQPPREPGSGDGNNDGQGPAMGGVDSGAVMMPRPDVWMGPPDPHLSGMSPMFPGSGAPPPMVGPRGGPRVMGFRGIPRMMGVSPLHRPLMGPGAAVGGPSPAPSKQRTEEDDLKDIEALLNKKTFREMQKSKTGEELLDLIHRPTARETAVAAKFKTKGGSQLKEYCTHLTKEDCRRQTGSFIACEKVHFRRIIAPHTDTNLGDCSFLDTCRHTKTCKYVHYELDQTPDISPMIMGAANLPPPKPIKSQRAEYCSEVELGEPQWINCDIRNFRMDILGQFGVIMADPPWDIHMELPYGTMADDEMRNLNVPALQTDGLIFLWVTGRAMELGRECLELWGYKRVEELIWVKTNQLQRIIRTGRTGHWLNHSKEHCLVGIKGNPEVNRNIDTDVIVAEVRETSRKPDEMYPMLERISPRTRKLELFARMHNTHAGWLSLGNQLHGVRLVDDGLRARFKAAYPDVEVQPPSPPRTTAVDVDSNTTQLRSSFVGTEPKQSSSQFMEPAPPVGCSEGKQVGTDVETAA, via the exons ATGGACTCCCAGACCGACGGCGGCGGCGGAGGAGCGCACGACGTCGCCGCCTTGAAGGAGATGCAAGACCAGCTGGAGGATGCCATCCAAACCCGCCGGCAAGCCCAGCAAGACCTCATTGCCTCCCTCCACaccctcgtccccgacctcgtctCCTCCCTCGACCTCTCCCTCCGCGTCATCTCCGCCTTCAACCGCCGTCCCTTTATCCCCAcgcctaaccctaaccctaaccctaaccctaatcctaatccTTCCTCCTCCGATCCACCCCGCCCCCTCACCTCCCGCCGCCGCCCCTTTCCTGACTCCCGTTCCCTCCCTCCTTGCACCCGCCACAGGCCCTCCCCCGAGCCCCGCCGCGATCGTTCCTCCCCCAACGCCGACGGCGGCGGCGACCTCCTGTCCGTCGTCCGCACCATGGTCGCCGTCTGCCTCCTCGAGCTCGTCCCTTTCCTCGAGTTGGACTCCGCCGCCCTGCTCCGCCGGCTCGAGGGTGACCAGTCCTCCGCCACGCCCGCCGAGAAGGCCGCCCTGGTAGAGCTCGGCGGGGAGCTCGGCCCGATCTTCGCCGTCGAGACAGCCCTCCGGCGGATCGCTGAGGACAGCGGCGGGGTGCAGCTGGAGGAGTTCACTGTGCACGGGAAGTCtgtgttgatgatctggagcatcgatCGGCACAAACTCCTCAAGGAGCTCCCCGAGAGCTCCTCCCAGACTCAGCAGCCACCGCGGGAACCTGGTTCCGGCGACGGGAACAATGATGGTCAGGGGCCGGCGATGGGCGGGGTCGATAGTGGTGCAGTGATGATGCCGAGGCCGGACGTGTGGATGGGGCCTCCTGACCCTCATCTTTCCGGCATGTCTCCGATGTTTCCGGGGTCCGGTGCTCCGCCGCCCATGGTCGGCCCAAGGGGCGGGCCGAGGGTTATGGGCTTCAGGGGGATTCCGAGGATGATGGGCGTCTCTCCCCTCCACAGGCCTCTTATGGGGCCTGGTGCTGCTGTGGGTGGCCCAAGTCCGGCGCCTTCGAAGCAAAGGACCGAGGAGGATGATCTGAAGGACATCGAGGCGTTGCTGAACAAGAAGACGTTCAGGGAGATGCAAAAGTCGAAAACCGGAGAGGAGCTTTTGGATCTCATTCACCGCCCAACTGCAAGAGAAACTGCTGTTGCGGCAAAG TTCAAGACCAAGGGTGGCTCTCAACTCAAGGAATATTGTACACATTTAACTAAAGAAGATTGCCGACGCCAAACTGGTTCATTCATTGCATGTGAGAAG GTTCATTTCCGGCGAATTATTGCTCCACACACTGATACAAATTTGGGTGACTGCTCGTTTCTTGATACATGCCGTCACACAAAG acctGCAAATATGTTCATTATGAACTTGACCAAACACCAGATATATCTCCAATGATAATGGGTGCTGCTAATCTTCCACCTCCAAAACCAATTAAGTCCCAGAGGGCTGAATATTGTTCAGAAGTGGAACTTGGTGAGCCTCAATGGATAAACTGTGACATCCGTAACTTCAGAATGGACATTTTAGGGCAGTTTGGGGTTATCATGGCAGACCCACCTTGGGACATTCACATGGAATTGCCGTATGGTACAATGGCGGATGATGAGATGAGAAATCTTAATGTACCTGCATTGCAGACCGATGGTCTGATTTTTCTGTGGGTCACCGGGCGTGCAATGGAACTTGGGCGTGAATG TTTGGAGCTTTGGGGATACAAGCGTGTTGAGGAGCTCATTTGGGTGAAGACCAATCAACTTCAACGAATTATTCGAACTGGGCGCACAGGTCATTGGCTTAATCATAGTAAAGAACATTGTCTTGTTGGGATTAAGGGAAACCCAGAGGTGAATAGAAACATCGATACAGATGTTATTGTAGCTGAAGTTCGTGAAACAAGCCGAAAACCTGATGAG ATGTACCCAATGCTGGAGAGGATAAGCCCCAGGACAAGGAAGTTGGAATTGTTTGCTCGAATGCACAATACACATGCAGG GTGGCTATCGCTGGGCAATCAGTTGCACGGAGTCAGGTTAGTTGATGATGGTCTGAGAGCAAGGTTCAAGGCTGCTTATCCAGATGTGGAGGTGCAACCACCATCTCCTCCCAGAACAACCGCTGTGGATGTAGACTCAAACACCACGCAGTTGAGGAGCTCTTTTGTTGGGACAGAACCAAAGCAATCATCAAGCCAATTTATGGAACCAGCACCACCTGTGGGTTGTTCTGAAGGAAAGCAAGTGGGTACAGATGTTGAAACAGCTGCTTAA